From the Candidatus Thermoplasmatota archaeon genome, the window GAGGAATTAAAATTAAAAAAGAAGGATGGGACACTTATTTGGGCGTCTGTCACTGCAACTGCAGTTTATGATGAAAATGGTGAGGTTAAATACTATGATGGAATGATTGAAGATATAACCGAACGCAAGGAGGCAGAAGAATCATTGCGTAGCAGTCAGAAAAAATATCAATCGCTATTTGAATTTCAGAAGGGAATACTGAAGCATTCTCCAACGGGCATTCTGAAATTGGATGAAAGGTTGCGTATTGTATATGAAAATCCAGAAATGAAAAGATTGATGGGAGTTCCACCTGGTGATGAATCAAATGCCATAGGAGCCGATATCAGAGAACTGCCATCGGTAAAAGAGGCGGGATTGGTAGAGATATTTAACAATGTCTTGCAGGGAAAGGAAATGTATGGAGAGAGTCCTTTTACATCTATTTATGGAAAAAAAACATATTTGTCATTTAGCGTTTCTCCGATTTTAGAAGGGGGTAAATTTGTGGGGGCAGTTGTGATAATCAATGACGTTACCGAACGTAAAAAAGTAGAAGAATCTTTAAAAGAAAGCGAGGAAAAATTTAGAACTCTGGTCAACAGCGCTCAGGATGCAATATACTCACATGACCTCGAAGGTAACTTTCTAATGTGGAATCCCCAAGGCAACAGACTATCTGGATACTCAGATAAAGAACTTTCCGGTATGAATATAGCAGACTTGCTAACGCCAGAATCACTGAAAATC encodes:
- a CDS encoding PAS domain S-box protein, whose protein sequence is EELKLKKKDGTLIWASVTATAVYDENGEVKYYDGMIEDITERKEAEESLRSSQKKYQSLFEFQKGILKHSPTGILKLDERLRIVYENPEMKRLMGVPPGDESNAIGADIRELPSVKEAGLVEIFNNVLQGKEMYGESPFTSIYGKKTYLSFSVSPILEGGKFVGAVVIINDVTERKKVEESLKESEEKFRTLVNSAQDAIYSHDLEGNFLMWNPQGNRLSGYSDKELSGMNIADLLTPESLKIAREKTALKIKTKKPTPPYELSLVCKNGSIIPIEISSAPLIYEEKVVAVQGIARDITERKKVEEALKKAYEKVEEALKQEKVFKLKTAHHFFNPIAIAKGYLDLTMNEVPEEQKKKLQAAHHAIMRVEKVVKNVTQEGEIHE